TTTCTTGGGTATGTCATCATCAGAAATTTGGTTTTTTTTTTTTTTTTTATGTTTAGATAGGAAAGAACTAGAGCAGGAAAAATATCCCAATACAATCTCATCATGCCTTGTTATTCCCAGAATCCATTTGTTTATGCCTTTGGAAGATGATAAAATAGAATCAAATCAAGAGCAAAAATCGACTTGAAATCTTCCCTTCTGTTGTGCATTTGAAAGTGCTGTCGCTGCCATAAATAGAGAATGGGTTCACTAGTTTCCTGCTCAAAAAAATATTCATTTAATCTTCTAATTTGCTGTCATCTTTTTTTTTTCTTTTTTCATACAACTAGGAGTCGCTTGACAAGCCTACGGCTTTACAATGTCGGACCGATGCACTACAATTCCTTAAGCAGTGTGTTGTCAGTTTGTTCGAATCTCACTGATCTGAGGATTGTTGGATCGTAAGTTTTCTTAGTGTGACTGCTTATTTATTTTTTGAGTTTTATGGAATTTCTTCATGTTCCCTTTTCCTTTGTGCAGAAGAGGTATAATATTTTCATCTTCTGTTCTTTAGGTTGTTTTGCTATTTTTAAATTCTGCTAATTCTTTGTGCGACATGATTGATAGCCCATTTGTTCTGTGTTTCATGTGGCAGCAATTCTCCATATATGAATCTATTTATGACCCTGTCAAAAAAATGTCGTCTGATAGAGCACCTGTGCTTAGTGAGCCATCACCCCCTAGGTAAAAGCTTCTCCACTAAATCGCTGTGGAGCTTATTTTTTTTGTTTATCCCAGGTTTTCTCAAGCTTGCCTGATGTGTAACAGGTAATATAGACGCGTCAACAGCTTCACACTTGATAGAGTTGGTGACCAAGTCCCCCAACTTAACTTCTCTAACACTCCTATGTTTTCAACTAACCAATGAAATAGTCCGGAGTCTTGTTGAGGTATATGGCTTCTATTCGATTTTACTGCTAATTTCTTCTCTCTCTTTTATTGGATTACTACCTATGCTTTTATACAAGGAGGATAACATCTGCATGTTATTTCCAGAGTTGTCGAAAACTGAAGTACCTGAATCTATCCAGATCACCTAAAATCGATGGTTGTTTTTTGAGGTGCAAATACAAAATGTTAAATAGCGAAATTTCATCCAAAAGTCCTTATTATCATAATTTCACATAGTACAAAAAATATTGTTGCTGGTAGGGATTTGGGGAATAGCTGCAAAGAGAGTCCACTCGAGACTCTAATAATGCGCAACTGCGTTAAACTAGAGGAGGTAAATGTTTTTGAGTTGTTACATCAGGTCTTGCTTGATCGATCCTTACACTCACTGACCTTGATGTTTCAGAAAGAAGTCTTGGAACTCTGCAACACATTACTCAAAGGAAACTTCAAATTCATTCGTCACATTGTAAGTTTTTCTTATAGAAAATTATATTAGCTTTGTTTGTTTTTAATCGTCGTCTTATTGGTTTGCTCACTCTAATAGGATGTTTCAAGCAATAACGGCTTAGTTTCTGATGATGGCCGGAGATCTTACAAACCAAAGTAACTGATTGATCATTTCGTTGTTAGACATCTTACCAACGGCTCATTGAGTTGTGGTATGTTGTAGGTTTCCTGTGGAGAAGCTGAAAGAAGAAAGACCAGATGTGACACTTGTGGCGGATTTTCCATTAGAAAGGTCTTCTCCATCGATTACTATCATTAGGCTTTTAAAGTAATTTGATCAGAGAATTAAATTGCAGGTCAGGGAAGCGTTATCATGTCGGGGTTGAAGGGGATGACGAAGAGCTGAGGGAGATAGAGATGATGGACGCCAAGAACGATGAAGAGGAGAATGATGATGATGACTCTTTTGAGGGTGATGATGATGACGTTTAGGTTTGATGATTGGAGGAGTGGTTAATCAATCAAATCGTCAATATATCCCGCACGACGGACATATGAATGTTTCTTCCTACATCCAAAGCCCTAACCCTAGTTCCCTTCTTGTTGTTCATCTCATTCCTCTTTGTTTCCTGAATTGCCCTTCGACTTCTATTAGCTGCTGCTCCTTTGATCGGGCGGTTGGTCAAGCTATCTATCTCCTCTGCTTCTTGTGATGATGACTCAGTTCAGGATCTTCTCATCGATCGTGAATCTATTCTTCATAAACAATTCCAATGGTAGAGGTACAAATTGAAGAAACAAATTCGTCTCGTGTGAACTCTTATTATGAGTTGGTATCTTCATGCTATGACGACATGGTTTTTTTTGCAGTAATACATATCTTTAAAACCATCAGCTACTCTTCTCCTTCTTTCAGCAATCAGTTCTGAAAAACAAAAATTGAAATACCAAATTTAACAGCCAAAAGAAGAACACAAAACCATCAGATCTCTCAAAATGTCTGAATATGTTTTATCACATTCATTGGCTGTGATCAAGAAGAAAAATTATACCTCTAGCTTCCGTGCACATCTTTGTCGGCTTCGGATGGAACTAGGCCCGGGCATTTTACCCGGATCCGAAGACCAGATCGGAAACCGACCCGAAAAATCTCGACCCAATCCGAAACCGATCTTTTTACCCTATTGGGTCTTGTTGTAAAGGACCCGCGGGTCTTGGACCCGATCTGAGTAGGGTACCCGAAAACCCGAAACTTCTTATATATATTAGGTATATATAGATGTTTCAGTTTATTTTTGGTATTATGGATATTTTTTAAGTTTCAAATTTTAGTTTTTGGGTATGGTTTTGGGTTTCGGATAAAATTTAGATTTTCAAAAATATAATTGGGATAATCAGATGAATTTCAGATATTTTCATGTTTTTGGATCAGATTTTAAATAGAATTTATCATATTTTTTTAGTATTTAAATATTTTCTGTGTGTTTTAGGTATTTTTTTGGGTTGGACCCAACGTGACCCGAACTGAACCCGATCCGTAACCAAACCGAATCCGAATCAACAAACTCTAATTACCCTATTGGGTCCAACTATCTTAGACTTGGCCCGACCCGGATCCGAGAAGACCCGGACCCGAGAAGTCCGGCCCCGAGAAGACCGGAACCGAGAATTTCAAATTATCCTATCGGGTCCTAAACTCTTAGACCCGAAAGATCCGGACTGACAATGACCCGATCCGAACCCGACCCGAGGATCCGAATGCCCAGACCTAGATGGAACTTTCAAAATCATCTATTTGACCCGTTAAACCAAATGAATCGGAATATGTTATTGCTATTTCAAGATCTTTATCCCTTAAACTTGTTAGTAAAAATAAGGTAGATTAAAATATGATAAATTTCAATTATCAAAATATTTGGAAGTATTTAATAAATACTAAGAATAGATATATTTTCTATAAGTTGTTAGATAATTTAAAAGTGTCAAAATCTGTATTTTAAGATACGATATTTTAAAGGGATGTATATCTGTCAATTAATATTGTAGATAAAATTGAAAAAAATGTTCTTAGTGTTTTAGGGATATTTTGAAAGATTTCAGTTATTAATCTTTGTTAATATATAAATGAATATTATCTAAGTTGTTTAATTTTAATATTGTTTCAAGAATATATTTCATATCTGAACAAAAATAAATGTATTATATTAGATTGTAATCATTCATGAGTATTTGATTGCAAACTTGACGAATATATGTTAATATTTCATTTCATATGACATAATATGTGACTCCATTTTTATGAAATATAAAAGACGATAGAAAGTATAAAAACAACGTGTTCATTTCATTTGGCATAATTTGTTATTATATTGCATGATTAGTCCAATGTATAACTTTCTTTTGTTATGTATTTTAAATGTTACATAAAATATTTGTGACTCATCATTAAAAGGTCAAAGAATGGAGAATATAATTTGCATAGAATTTGAATTATAGTATACACAAATGCACGATAAAATAAAAGATGGATAATTATATAATAAAATTCAGATGCATCTACGATTGAATAGTAATTGTTAGGCGTTAATATTGGATGCAAAGATTAATAAAAAATCATGGTAATATTAGCAGCACAAAAATGTAAAAGCCAAACATAAGAAACAATATTTATTTATATAAAATTGGATATTTAAGATATTTATTTAAAATTTAAATACTTATTTTTAGATATTATTTAAAAATAGAATTGAATTTTTGTAAGTACATATTTATGTTTCAAATATTTATATTTGTGATTAATTTGGACATTCTGATCAATTTTTTTTTTCCGGGCTACCTGTTCGGATTCGGCTAATAACAATTCGGGTTTGGATATGCTTTGTACCATCCAACAAGACCCATTCTGGTATTTCTTACATCTCGGAAAGGTATAGATCGATTTTTTTGGTTTTGTTTCGATTCTGACTTCGGGTTATGGATTTTATCAAGCTTACTTTAAATTAAGATAAAATACGATTATATAAAGCTTTCATCGAAAATTATCCCGCACTTTCAAAGCGCGGATAAAAATCTAGTATATCTTTAAAACCATCAGCTACTCTTCTCCTTCTTTCAGCAATCAGTTCCGAAAAAAAAATTAAATACCAAATTTAGCAGCCAAAAGAAGAACACAAAACCATCAGATCTCTCAAAATGTCTAAAAATGTTTTATGACATTTTGGCTTTGATCAATAAGAATAATTATACCTCTATCTTCCGTACAAATC
The DNA window shown above is from Brassica oleracea var. oleracea cultivar TO1000 chromosome C3, BOL, whole genome shotgun sequence and carries:
- the LOC106334275 gene encoding F-box protein SKIP17-like isoform X2 encodes the protein MSLSCCWNRSKQKSGENKTLSTFGLMDPPTSPAAQNPSSLHSDSIISSLLSFHASTPFSIACSFDRELEKALASASDDASVQDRLLNRTIQLASLLLDSTERCFRKRASAHNSVAWVLPPELTVKVFSKLDTKSLMQAAACCTLFNKCAMDRSSYAHIDLTTADNEVVCTMIHRAGKELRSIKLGHVTRRYGPEPNPNPMWFNPNPLSSLSYNHGFLGSRLTSLRLYNVGPMHYNSLSSVLSVCSNLTDLRIVGSNSPYMNLFMTLSKKCRLIEHLCLVSHHPLGNIDASTASHLIELVTKSPNLTSLTLLCFQLTNEIVRSLVESCRKLKYLNLSRSPKIDGCFLRDLGNSCKESPLETLIMRNCVKLEEKEVLELCNTLLKGNFKFIRHIDVSSNNGLVSDDGRRSYKPKFPVEKLKEERPDVTLVADFPLERSGKRYHVGVEGDDEELREIEMMDAKNDEEENDDDDSFEGDDDDV
- the LOC106334275 gene encoding F-box protein SKIP17-like isoform X3, which codes for MSLSCCWNRSKQKSGENKTLSTFGLMDPPTSPAAQNPSSLHSDSIISSLLSFHASTPFSIACSFDRELEKALASASDDASVQDRLLNRTIQLASLLLDSTERCFRKRASAHNSVAWVLPPELTVKVFSKLDTKSLMQAAACCTLFNKCAMDRSSYAHIDLTTADNEVVCTMIHRAGKELRSIKLGHVTRRYGPEPNPNPMSRLTSLRLYNVGPMHYNSLSSVLSVCSNLTDLRIVGSGSNSPYMNLFMTLSKKCRLIEHLCLVSHHPLGNIDASTASHLIELVTKSPNLTSLTLLCFQLTNEIVRSLVESCRKLKYLNLSRSPKIDGCFLRDLGNSCKESPLETLIMRNCVKLEEKEVLELCNTLLKGNFKFIRHIDVSSNNGLVSDDGRRSYKPKFPVEKLKEERPDVTLVADFPLERSGKRYHVGVEGDDEELREIEMMDAKNDEEENDDDDSFEGDDDDV
- the LOC106334275 gene encoding F-box protein SKIP17-like isoform X6, coding for MSLSCCWNRSKQKSGENKTLSTFGLMDPPTSPAAQNPSSLHSDSIISSLLSFHASTPFSIACSFDRELEKALASASDDASVQDRLLNRTIQLASLLLDSTERCFRKRASAHNSVAWVLPPELTVKVFSKLDTKSLMQAAACCTLFNKCAMDRSSYAHIDLTTADNEVVCTMIHRAGKELRSRLTSLRLYNVGPMHYNSLSSVLSVCSNLTDLRIVGSNSPYMNLFMTLSKKCRLIEHLCLVSHHPLGNIDASTASHLIELVTKSPNLTSLTLLCFQLTNEIVRSLVESCRKLKYLNLSRSPKIDGCFLRDLGNSCKESPLETLIMRNCVKLEEKEVLELCNTLLKGNFKFIRHIDVSSNNGLVSDDGRRSYKPKFPVEKLKEERPDVTLVADFPLERSGKRYHVGVEGDDEELREIEMMDAKNDEEENDDDDSFEGDDDDV
- the LOC106334275 gene encoding F-box protein SKIP17-like isoform X4 — translated: MSLSCCWNRSKQKSGENKTLSTFGLMDPPTSPAAQNPSSLHSDSIISSLLSFHASTPFSIACSFDRELEKALASASDDASVQDRLLNRTIQLASLLLDSTERCFRKRASAHNSVAWVLPPELTVKVFSKLDTKSLMQAAACCTLFNKCAMDRSSYAHIDLTTADNEVVCTMIHRAGKELRSIKLGHVTRRYGPEPNPNPMSRLTSLRLYNVGPMHYNSLSSVLSVCSNLTDLRIVGSNSPYMNLFMTLSKKCRLIEHLCLVSHHPLGNIDASTASHLIELVTKSPNLTSLTLLCFQLTNEIVRSLVESCRKLKYLNLSRSPKIDGCFLRDLGNSCKESPLETLIMRNCVKLEEKEVLELCNTLLKGNFKFIRHIDVSSNNGLVSDDGRRSYKPKFPVEKLKEERPDVTLVADFPLERSGKRYHVGVEGDDEELREIEMMDAKNDEEENDDDDSFEGDDDDV
- the LOC106334275 gene encoding F-box protein SKIP17-like isoform X1, producing MSLSCCWNRSKQKSGENKTLSTFGLMDPPTSPAAQNPSSLHSDSIISSLLSFHASTPFSIACSFDRELEKALASASDDASVQDRLLNRTIQLASLLLDSTERCFRKRASAHNSVAWVLPPELTVKVFSKLDTKSLMQAAACCTLFNKCAMDRSSYAHIDLTTADNEVVCTMIHRAGKELRSIKLGHVTRRYGPEPNPNPMWFNPNPLSSLSYNHGFLGSRLTSLRLYNVGPMHYNSLSSVLSVCSNLTDLRIVGSGSNSPYMNLFMTLSKKCRLIEHLCLVSHHPLGNIDASTASHLIELVTKSPNLTSLTLLCFQLTNEIVRSLVESCRKLKYLNLSRSPKIDGCFLRDLGNSCKESPLETLIMRNCVKLEEKEVLELCNTLLKGNFKFIRHIDVSSNNGLVSDDGRRSYKPKFPVEKLKEERPDVTLVADFPLERSGKRYHVGVEGDDEELREIEMMDAKNDEEENDDDDSFEGDDDDV
- the LOC106334275 gene encoding F-box protein SKIP17-like isoform X5 — its product is MSLSCCWNRSKQKSGENKTLSTFGLMDPPTSPAAQNPSSLHSDSIISSLLSFHASTPFSIACSFDRELEKALASASDDASVQDRLLNRTIQLASLLLDSTERCFRKRASAHNSVAWVLPPELTVKVFSKLDTKSLMQAAACCTLFNKCAMDRSSYAHIDLTTADNEVVCTMIHRAGKELRSRLTSLRLYNVGPMHYNSLSSVLSVCSNLTDLRIVGSGSNSPYMNLFMTLSKKCRLIEHLCLVSHHPLGNIDASTASHLIELVTKSPNLTSLTLLCFQLTNEIVRSLVESCRKLKYLNLSRSPKIDGCFLRDLGNSCKESPLETLIMRNCVKLEEKEVLELCNTLLKGNFKFIRHIDVSSNNGLVSDDGRRSYKPKFPVEKLKEERPDVTLVADFPLERSGKRYHVGVEGDDEELREIEMMDAKNDEEENDDDDSFEGDDDDV